The following coding sequences are from one Crateriforma spongiae window:
- a CDS encoding RecQ family ATP-dependent DNA helicase, protein MSPLDVLRDVYSHANFRTSQSQVIDHVMSGHHAMVVMPTGMGKSLCYQIPGILLRRDPADLTLVLSPLIALMQDQVDALCHKGIDATFINSSLDANVRNQRYREVAEGRYALLYVTPERFRKPEFREALAKRTVQLFVVDEAHCVSQWGHDFRPDYSRMAEIRSVVGDPVTIAVTATATAECREDIYRQLDIDAADIRLFHEGIDRPNLQLDVQHVYDEAEKLEHLHDLLHSPMAKTGSTILYFSLIKTLQRFSDQLLSRGVDHVSYHGDLPRNVRRRIQDEFMSGQADLVLATPAFGMGIDKSDIRMVIHAETPGSIESYYQEIGRAGRDGKPSRCVWLYDQADLMTQMQFIEWSNPDAAFYGRLFDALQSKREQCLAYGLQWLSDQLQRISRHDHRLDTAMAMLERAGVLAGPRPPECFDLTTDHLPSPFDDDAALGQKKTRDQQRLYELVKFAATDPSDRQKYLYEYFC, encoded by the coding sequence GTGAGTCCGCTGGATGTGCTGCGTGACGTTTATAGTCACGCTAATTTTCGAACCAGCCAATCACAGGTCATTGATCATGTGATGTCGGGTCACCATGCGATGGTGGTGATGCCGACCGGCATGGGAAAGTCACTGTGTTACCAGATTCCTGGCATCCTGCTTCGTCGTGATCCGGCGGATTTGACGTTGGTTCTGTCGCCCTTGATTGCGTTGATGCAGGATCAGGTGGACGCGCTGTGTCACAAGGGCATTGATGCGACGTTTATCAATTCATCTCTCGACGCGAATGTAAGAAATCAGCGTTACCGAGAGGTTGCCGAAGGGCGATATGCGCTGCTGTACGTGACCCCCGAGCGTTTTCGGAAACCTGAGTTTCGTGAAGCTCTGGCCAAACGCACGGTTCAGTTGTTTGTCGTGGACGAAGCCCATTGCGTCAGCCAGTGGGGGCACGATTTTCGACCCGATTATTCTCGTATGGCGGAGATCAGGTCTGTCGTGGGAGATCCGGTCACGATCGCGGTGACGGCGACCGCGACGGCCGAATGTCGTGAGGATATCTATCGCCAACTGGACATTGATGCGGCCGATATTCGGTTGTTTCATGAAGGAATCGACCGGCCGAATTTACAGCTGGACGTCCAACATGTTTACGACGAAGCGGAAAAACTGGAACACTTGCACGATCTGTTGCATTCACCGATGGCCAAGACGGGCAGCACGATTCTGTACTTCTCATTGATCAAAACACTGCAGCGTTTCAGCGATCAGTTGCTGAGCCGCGGCGTTGATCATGTCAGCTATCACGGTGATCTGCCGCGAAACGTCCGTCGTCGCATCCAAGATGAGTTCATGTCGGGCCAGGCCGATTTGGTTTTGGCCACACCCGCGTTTGGGATGGGCATCGACAAGTCGGACATTCGCATGGTGATCCATGCGGAAACGCCGGGATCGATCGAATCGTATTACCAGGAAATCGGTCGTGCCGGGCGCGACGGAAAGCCCAGTCGTTGTGTGTGGCTATATGACCAAGCGGACCTAATGACTCAGATGCAGTTCATCGAATGGTCCAACCCTGATGCGGCGTTCTACGGACGCTTGTTTGATGCTCTGCAATCCAAACGGGAACAGTGCCTGGCATACGGGCTGCAATGGCTGAGCGATCAATTGCAACGCATCAGCCGTCACGACCATCGTTTGGACACGGCGATGGCGATGTTGGAAAGGGCCGGTGTCTTGGCAGGCCCACGACCGCCGGAATGTTTCGATCTGACGACCGATCACTTGCCGTCGCCGTTTGATGACGACGCGGCACTGGGGCAAAAGAAGACGCGTGACCAGCAACGGTTGTACGAGCTGGTCAAGTTTGCGGCGACCGATCCGAGCGATCGCCAGAAATACTTGTACGAGTATTTTTGTTGA
- a CDS encoding GntP family permease — protein MPLIYLLIVVVALLLAVGRYKVHPLIALLMSGLTLGCLCGVGAAVTVDLLMQGFADTLKWIAVVMVFGAIIGEITSETGGAQRIAAAAVRIAGRKHVCSAMGVTGYIVSIPVFVDIAYIMMCTVTTAVARRSGRSVLSVGLSLAAGLTATHALMPPTPGPLAVAGILDASLGRVIVINAVVAFCAMSAGVWWAATVGGRVSLASDPSNGDSRRADGTPDPSSGTRNDQQDHVQDVNGQDVDASIPWSALLPIVVPLVLISVRSFLPVLDDASSGASLLAWSVGAFEVLGLPLVALTIGVALAMLQYGRDFSMARLAAATERGIEKSAAVIMITGAGGAFGHVIKNAGVTEWIAQAAPMLGTLGWLLPFFLAAIFTTATGSITVSMVTTAGVVAPLVASIGVSPEMAAALIGSGAFCVFHVNSSFFWLLNRLHDAPPAVLLRTYTVQSLCMGLGGLAAVGLMRLCGLR, from the coding sequence ATGCCGTTGATCTATCTGCTGATCGTCGTTGTTGCTTTGTTGTTGGCGGTCGGCCGATACAAAGTGCATCCATTGATCGCGTTGCTGATGTCCGGTTTGACGCTGGGCTGTCTTTGCGGCGTCGGCGCGGCGGTGACGGTTGATCTGTTGATGCAAGGGTTCGCCGACACGCTGAAGTGGATCGCGGTGGTGATGGTGTTCGGTGCGATCATCGGCGAGATCACCAGCGAAACCGGCGGTGCACAGCGGATTGCGGCCGCAGCGGTTCGCATCGCCGGGCGCAAGCATGTGTGTTCCGCCATGGGCGTCACGGGGTACATCGTTTCGATTCCCGTGTTTGTGGATATCGCCTACATCATGATGTGCACCGTGACGACGGCGGTGGCCCGGCGCAGTGGTCGATCGGTGTTGTCGGTGGGATTGTCGTTGGCGGCCGGTTTGACGGCGACGCATGCGCTGATGCCGCCGACGCCGGGCCCGTTGGCGGTGGCCGGGATCCTGGATGCGTCGCTGGGCCGTGTGATCGTGATCAACGCGGTGGTGGCGTTTTGTGCGATGTCCGCGGGTGTTTGGTGGGCGGCGACGGTAGGGGGACGTGTCAGCCTGGCATCGGATCCGTCCAACGGTGACTCGCGTCGGGCGGATGGTACACCGGATCCATCAAGTGGGACAAGGAACGATCAGCAAGATCATGTTCAGGACGTCAATGGGCAGGACGTCGATGCATCGATCCCATGGTCGGCTTTGCTGCCCATTGTCGTGCCATTGGTTTTGATATCGGTGCGATCGTTCTTGCCGGTGTTGGATGATGCATCCAGTGGTGCTTCCTTGTTGGCATGGTCGGTTGGGGCCTTTGAGGTTTTGGGGCTTCCCTTGGTGGCGCTGACGATCGGCGTCGCCCTGGCGATGTTGCAGTACGGCCGGGACTTTTCCATGGCCCGGTTGGCGGCGGCGACGGAGCGAGGCATCGAGAAATCAGCGGCGGTCATCATGATCACCGGGGCCGGTGGCGCGTTCGGTCATGTCATCAAGAATGCGGGGGTGACCGAATGGATCGCACAAGCGGCACCTATGTTGGGGACCCTAGGCTGGCTATTACCGTTTTTTCTGGCGGCGATTTTTACCACCGCCACAGGGTCGATCACCGTTTCGATGGTCACCACCGCGGGCGTCGTGGCACCACTGGTGGCTTCGATCGGTGTGTCGCCGGAAATGGCGGCTGCGTTGATCGGCAGCGGTGCGTTTTGTGTTTTTCACGTCAATTCAAGCTTCTTTTGGCTATTGAATCGTTTGCACGATGCGCCGCCCGCGGTGTTGCTGCGAACCTACACGGTCCAATCGCTGTGCATGGGGCTGGGGGGACTGGCGGCCGTCGGGCTGATGCGTCTTTGCGGGCTGCGTTGA
- a CDS encoding AAA family ATPase, which yields MTITADDMQAQAEQFRDRYGALREMIGRVIVGHDDIVHGVLTAMLCGGHCLLEGVPGLGKTMLVRTLAEVLDLNFNRIQFTPDLMPADILGTNMIVEDAEGHRRFEFQRGPVFTQILLADEINRATPKTQSAMLETMQEGTVTAAGHRFELDRPFFVLATQNPIEQEGTYPLPEAQLDRFLFKLVVGYSSRDELNTIVDRTTRGERASVEKVMGGEEILQLQQLIRDVILAKHVQDYLVRLTLATHPEGPHSVDATNQYVRWGSSPRGAQTLALASKVRALLDGRYNVSFEDIRRVFLPTMRHRVLLNFEAQAEGVETDQVLLDILEKVPEKGE from the coding sequence ATGACCATCACCGCCGACGACATGCAGGCCCAGGCCGAACAATTCCGCGACCGCTACGGTGCGCTTCGCGAAATGATCGGCCGCGTGATCGTCGGACACGATGACATCGTCCACGGCGTGTTGACGGCCATGCTGTGTGGCGGGCATTGCTTGCTGGAAGGCGTTCCGGGGCTGGGCAAGACAATGCTGGTCCGCACGCTGGCCGAAGTGCTGGATTTAAATTTCAACCGCATCCAGTTCACGCCCGACTTGATGCCCGCGGACATCCTGGGCACCAACATGATCGTCGAAGACGCCGAGGGGCATCGGCGTTTCGAGTTCCAGCGTGGCCCGGTGTTTACGCAGATCTTGCTGGCCGATGAGATCAACCGCGCGACGCCGAAAACACAGTCCGCGATGCTGGAAACGATGCAGGAAGGCACCGTCACCGCCGCGGGGCATCGCTTTGAATTGGATCGCCCATTCTTTGTGCTGGCGACTCAGAACCCGATCGAACAAGAGGGCACCTATCCGTTGCCCGAAGCCCAGTTGGATCGTTTCTTGTTCAAGTTGGTCGTCGGCTACAGCAGCCGTGACGAGCTGAACACGATCGTCGACCGGACCACGCGCGGCGAACGAGCCAGTGTCGAGAAAGTCATGGGCGGCGAAGAAATCTTGCAGCTGCAGCAACTGATCCGCGACGTGATTCTGGCCAAGCACGTCCAGGATTATCTGGTCCGGCTGACGTTGGCCACGCATCCCGAAGGCCCGCACAGCGTCGATGCCACCAATCAGTACGTGCGTTGGGGCAGCAGTCCCCGTGGCGCACAGACGCTGGCGTTGGCTTCGAAGGTGCGGGCGTTATTGGACGGTCGCTACAACGTCAGTTTTGAAGACATCCGGCGAGTGTTTTTGCCGACGATGCGTCACCGTGTCCTGTTGAACTTCGAAGCCCAGGCCGAGGGCGTGGAAACCGACCAGGTGTTGCTGGACATCCTGGAAAAAGTGCCTGAAAAAGGCGAATGA
- a CDS encoding DUF4332 domain-containing protein: MLLDRIDIDTHGPLQRVEIGPLSEHLNVLLAPAGAGKTAIARFVRDSLVDRDYPLGMMSSSTGRVVWADRNGMVHCRREQDGSPHGRRTIEFETRGEYPIRFDNLEGSWVRTTAHNTDARLSLRSVELPESIVDGVITDTHLSDVSRVVSACVRSGLDHPETYRDLPLHGDSALASRGESGFRGYAYHELGSADPLGGNYRHDRESERQRRLRTELADVDAQIAELRPSDRTWQYDSLVRRREELHQRLAVLERRRIVPDADPVHRDASSSVLAQDYWHAADRSQWRNRLAKLHDRAESLRHRQAELRRWITAIDRDAHLYRPDRRFDGWAAGLDSRLRARINDVDAQIVHLRRTLVEVQSLRTLVADLAKRNDAWSTYRNRPSVDHFAAALDRYDRDAGWEDFYRRAYRPLHSIDDVQSRIAAATRQIDWLLNHYDAGPGLWSDWYAGAPVYRPVASDRPYSATSIAETLRAIRADLTDAWRYPTGTDYPNTDYRGSVETLRPVHDRSMAELESCFNWLTAAVDRLSAQRESLLRESAHLAETSRTAEFDSVYFRHPNWNHERGLRSEELQRVTSELETCLREAADLRASLRHLPVVDLHGMGATVTGPHRDEWKNQRDCFEYEQIVSELKQIDHQLSNGSRWDWLQRRRQQILQELGSIVRSTPSQTPLADAASRWLVRLSGGRLRHVSWNPAAHRHLADRRSHHDTARVGHESASLNVQIDGRPENQFGEADRGLASLAIRMAAADLLARTGRPVPLVIETWPSMFALAGGTQPVSATEAHRGYHEYGDDGRWNHSVTSALFDFVRTGRQLLVLTSDAEFANQANRTGARQFRLHGQATLHPHRPMWKPQYAPETYVGPHPHTTSVDRAAVGHATNAPVDQINRDFDVAWREAYGQHDLYLHREGQSRAMPATDLAADGTTYRDGFYYGNTYTTVQPTPGESDAKATAADQQLADADGSRMIRRRSAGEDQTDSPFFLTVDSPIDQAPSIDAVAAARLRSLGITHINHLMQQDSNRLSDSLGLGNTNAATIRRWQHECRLVCRVPQLRGFDARVLVGCGITDPAQLAAIHPDQLLVRVQAFLATERGQRILLSGSSYELSRITSWIASAHRSTSLDADGLVVDGKPVSSRSYREIERDPFDSERYEDARYDDDDYEYDRDADGRLIRRRRRRVLRHESDAVDYDNLRRNGRRRESSRSSSTSRSSGSSRSASSQRSTSSRSSSRRSSSTRSSNSGTRSYRNGERERTRRSHRQSDRDVVRISDGGDHDNTRRTYESEYDRDGYGRNGDGKSNGSGSGEASSQRGSSSRSSSSNSSSSRSSTSSNSSSRESSSSSEKTLRFYLQRSDDVVDAPSIGPRMAERLNAIGIYTVDDLLISDPAKVAEQLDHRRVEAETVLAWQQQATFVCRVPMLRGHDAQLLVLAEITSPEDLVAWDPSELLAIVDPIARGGEGQRILRGGALPDLEEVTGWVEYARQNRELKAA; the protein is encoded by the coding sequence ATGCTGTTGGACCGCATCGATATTGACACTCATGGTCCGTTGCAGCGAGTCGAAATCGGCCCGCTTTCGGAACATCTGAACGTGTTGCTCGCCCCCGCGGGTGCCGGAAAAACGGCAATCGCCAGGTTCGTCCGCGATTCGCTGGTCGACCGCGATTACCCGCTGGGAATGATGAGCAGCAGCACCGGCCGCGTCGTCTGGGCCGACCGCAACGGGATGGTTCATTGCCGTCGCGAACAAGACGGATCGCCACACGGTCGCCGCACGATTGAATTCGAAACTCGCGGTGAATACCCGATCCGTTTCGACAATCTGGAAGGATCGTGGGTCCGCACGACCGCACACAACACCGACGCAAGATTGTCGCTGCGTTCGGTCGAATTGCCCGAATCGATCGTCGACGGGGTGATCACCGACACGCACCTGAGCGATGTCAGTCGCGTGGTTTCGGCTTGCGTCCGCAGCGGCCTGGATCACCCCGAAACCTATCGCGATCTGCCCTTGCACGGCGATTCCGCATTGGCGTCACGGGGCGAATCGGGGTTCCGCGGGTACGCCTATCACGAACTGGGTTCCGCCGACCCGCTGGGCGGCAACTATCGACACGACCGCGAATCGGAACGGCAACGGCGACTGCGGACCGAATTGGCCGACGTGGACGCGCAAATTGCCGAACTGCGTCCCAGCGACCGGACCTGGCAATACGATTCTCTGGTGCGTCGACGCGAAGAACTTCACCAGCGTTTGGCCGTTTTGGAGCGCCGGCGCATCGTGCCAGACGCGGATCCGGTACACCGTGATGCCTCGTCATCGGTCCTGGCCCAAGATTACTGGCATGCCGCCGACCGATCGCAGTGGCGCAACCGCTTGGCCAAACTGCACGACCGCGCCGAATCGCTGCGTCATCGTCAAGCCGAACTGCGACGCTGGATCACGGCGATCGATCGCGACGCCCACCTTTATCGCCCCGACCGCCGATTTGACGGATGGGCCGCAGGTCTGGACAGCCGACTACGGGCACGTATCAACGACGTTGACGCCCAAATCGTTCACCTTCGTCGCACTCTGGTGGAAGTCCAGTCGCTTCGCACGCTGGTCGCCGACTTGGCCAAACGCAACGACGCCTGGTCCACCTACCGCAACCGTCCGTCGGTGGATCACTTTGCCGCCGCGCTTGACCGATACGATCGAGATGCCGGTTGGGAAGACTTCTACCGTCGTGCGTATCGTCCGTTGCACTCGATCGACGATGTCCAGTCGCGGATCGCGGCGGCCACCCGTCAAATCGACTGGTTGCTGAATCACTATGACGCCGGACCAGGTCTGTGGTCGGATTGGTACGCGGGAGCTCCGGTGTATCGACCTGTCGCAAGCGATCGACCGTATTCGGCAACCAGCATCGCTGAGACACTGCGTGCGATCCGCGCGGACTTGACCGACGCTTGGCGTTACCCGACCGGAACCGACTATCCCAATACCGACTATCGTGGTTCGGTCGAAACCTTGCGTCCGGTTCACGACCGTTCGATGGCCGAACTGGAATCCTGTTTCAATTGGCTGACCGCCGCCGTTGACCGGTTGTCGGCCCAGCGAGAATCATTGCTGCGTGAATCGGCTCACTTGGCCGAAACATCTCGCACGGCGGAATTCGACAGCGTTTACTTCCGGCACCCCAATTGGAATCACGAACGTGGCCTTCGAAGCGAAGAACTGCAACGTGTGACCAGTGAACTGGAAACTTGCCTTCGCGAAGCCGCTGATTTGCGAGCCTCCTTGCGGCATCTGCCCGTCGTCGATCTGCATGGCATGGGTGCAACCGTCACCGGTCCGCACCGCGATGAATGGAAGAATCAGCGTGATTGCTTTGAGTACGAACAAATCGTTTCGGAACTGAAACAAATCGACCACCAGCTTTCCAACGGATCACGTTGGGATTGGCTGCAACGTCGTCGCCAGCAAATTCTGCAAGAACTGGGATCGATCGTCCGATCAACGCCCAGCCAAACGCCACTTGCCGATGCGGCCAGCCGTTGGTTGGTCCGGTTGTCCGGCGGACGTCTGCGTCACGTCAGCTGGAATCCGGCGGCCCATCGTCACTTGGCGGATCGACGCAGCCATCATGACACCGCTCGCGTTGGCCACGAATCGGCATCGCTGAACGTCCAGATTGATGGCCGGCCGGAAAATCAGTTCGGCGAAGCCGATCGTGGCTTGGCTTCCCTGGCCATCCGCATGGCCGCGGCCGATCTGCTGGCTCGAACCGGGCGCCCCGTTCCACTGGTTATCGAAACTTGGCCGTCGATGTTTGCCCTTGCGGGCGGGACTCAACCGGTCAGCGCAACCGAAGCCCACCGTGGCTATCACGAATACGGTGACGACGGACGCTGGAACCACAGCGTGACCAGTGCGTTGTTCGATTTCGTCCGCACCGGACGCCAGTTGTTGGTGCTGACCAGCGATGCAGAATTTGCCAACCAGGCCAATCGCACCGGCGCACGACAATTCCGTCTGCACGGCCAAGCCACGCTGCATCCGCACCGCCCGATGTGGAAACCACAGTATGCACCGGAGACGTACGTCGGTCCGCACCCGCACACAACATCCGTTGATCGCGCTGCGGTTGGCCACGCAACAAACGCACCGGTCGATCAAATCAACCGTGACTTTGACGTCGCTTGGCGTGAAGCCTACGGCCAACACGACTTGTACTTGCACCGCGAAGGCCAAAGCCGCGCGATGCCGGCGACCGACTTGGCCGCCGACGGCACCACGTACCGCGACGGATTTTATTACGGCAACACTTACACGACCGTGCAACCGACGCCGGGCGAAAGCGATGCCAAGGCAACCGCGGCCGACCAACAGCTGGCCGATGCCGACGGCAGTCGCATGATTCGCCGCCGGAGTGCGGGCGAGGATCAAACCGACAGCCCGTTCTTTTTGACCGTGGACAGCCCGATCGACCAAGCACCGTCAATCGATGCCGTTGCCGCCGCTCGATTACGCAGCCTCGGCATCACCCACATCAATCACTTGATGCAACAAGATTCCAACCGCCTGTCCGATTCGCTTGGGCTGGGCAACACCAACGCCGCGACCATCCGTCGTTGGCAACATGAGTGCCGTTTGGTTTGTCGTGTTCCTCAATTGCGTGGCTTTGACGCTCGCGTCCTGGTGGGCTGTGGCATCACTGACCCGGCACAATTGGCTGCGATCCACCCCGACCAGCTTCTGGTCCGCGTTCAAGCCTTCTTGGCCACCGAACGCGGCCAACGCATCCTGCTGTCCGGCAGCAGTTACGAATTGTCCCGCATCACCAGCTGGATCGCTTCGGCCCATCGCAGCACTTCGCTGGACGCCGACGGCTTGGTCGTCGACGGCAAGCCGGTCAGTTCACGATCCTATCGCGAGATTGAACGCGACCCGTTCGACAGCGAGCGATACGAAGACGCCAGATACGATGACGACGACTATGAATACGATCGTGACGCCGACGGCCGGTTGATCCGACGTCGCCGCCGCCGCGTGCTACGTCACGAATCCGATGCGGTCGATTACGACAACCTGCGTCGCAATGGACGCCGACGAGAATCGTCGCGTTCGTCGTCAACCAGCCGCAGCAGCGGTTCGTCGCGATCGGCTTCTTCGCAACGGTCGACGTCCAGCCGGTCATCCAGCCGACGCAGTTCGTCCACCCGTTCCTCAAACTCTGGCACCCGTTCGTACCGCAACGGTGAACGCGAACGCACACGCCGCAGCCATCGACAAAGCGACCGTGACGTCGTTCGGATCAGCGATGGCGGTGATCACGACAACACCCGACGCACCTATGAGTCGGAATACGATCGTGACGGCTACGGCCGCAACGGCGACGGCAAATCCAACGGATCCGGCAGCGGTGAAGCATCCAGCCAACGTGGATCGTCCTCGCGCAGTTCATCGTCCAATAGCTCGTCGTCACGATCGTCGACGTCCAGCAATTCGTCGTCGCGTGAATCATCCTCCAGCAGCGAAAAGACTCTGCGTTTCTACCTGCAACGCAGCGACGATGTCGTCGACGCTCCGTCGATCGGCCCCCGCATGGCGGAACGATTGAACGCGATCGGTATCTACACGGTCGACGACCTGCTGATTTCCGATCCTGCCAAGGTAGCCGAACAGTTGGATCACCGACGCGTCGAAGCCGAAACCGTTCTGGCTTGGCAACAGCAAGCGACCTTCGTTTGCCGTGTGCCAATGCTCCGCGGTCACGATGCCCAGTTGTTGGTGTTGGCGGAAATCACCAGCCCCGAAGACTTGGTCGCATGGGATCCCTCCGAATTGCTGGCGATCGTTGATCCGATCGCTCGCGGCGGTGAAGGTCAACGGATCCTTCGCGGCGGAGCACTGCCCGATTTGGAAGAAGTCACCGGTTGGGTCGAATACGCCCGCCAAAACCGTGAACTGAAAGCGGCCTAG
- a CDS encoding endonuclease/exonuclease/phosphatase family protein, translating into MKTNLDVFSNAAIGPRLWLACGIAAVLALAGSPSSADENDAALSVMTWNVEWFYDEYRGDNHSDLSKKQSAPDRDRWEWKRDAVAEAIAEVRPTVVALQEVENRRVLWYLTRALDRNHREKYREYQIDGTDHYTEQDVGLLCHESADVVAVSQFHQSKSMRATERFYNLSKHMLATVEVPVGDTTEHVHILILHLRARAEAEDLRIRQARLAHLWIADRVAAGEHVIVLGDMNTEEDGSQTRPESDVAALCGWDTATKDDDLIDLHDRLPASGRRTHLLPGKQFDRILVTPSLIEDEPGVPDLVFDEITVRSDVNIRGDLDTQSEHWDGYWSMKDQDRDISDHHPLVATFRVK; encoded by the coding sequence ATGAAGACGAACCTTGATGTGTTCTCAAACGCCGCCATCGGTCCCCGGTTATGGCTGGCTTGCGGAATCGCCGCCGTGCTGGCACTGGCCGGTTCACCGTCATCGGCCGACGAAAATGATGCCGCACTGAGCGTGATGACGTGGAACGTGGAATGGTTCTATGACGAATACCGTGGTGACAACCACAGTGATCTGTCCAAGAAGCAGTCCGCACCGGATCGGGACCGCTGGGAATGGAAACGTGATGCGGTGGCCGAAGCGATCGCGGAAGTGCGGCCGACGGTTGTGGCGCTGCAAGAAGTGGAAAACCGGCGTGTGCTGTGGTACCTGACGCGTGCGTTGGATCGAAACCATCGCGAAAAGTATCGCGAATATCAGATCGATGGTACCGATCACTACACCGAACAAGACGTCGGTTTGCTGTGTCACGAATCCGCTGACGTTGTTGCGGTCAGCCAATTCCATCAGTCCAAGTCGATGCGCGCGACCGAGCGGTTCTACAACCTAAGCAAACACATGTTGGCGACCGTGGAGGTCCCGGTCGGCGATACGACCGAACACGTCCACATCTTGATATTGCACCTGAGAGCCAGAGCGGAGGCGGAGGACCTGCGTATCCGTCAAGCCAGATTGGCCCATTTGTGGATCGCCGATCGTGTCGCCGCGGGCGAACATGTGATCGTGCTGGGTGATATGAATACCGAAGAAGACGGCAGTCAGACGCGACCCGAAAGTGACGTCGCGGCGCTTTGCGGATGGGACACGGCGACTAAAGACGACGACTTGATCGATCTGCACGATCGTTTGCCCGCGTCCGGTCGCCGTACTCACTTGTTACCCGGCAAACAGTTTGATCGCATCTTGGTCACGCCTTCGTTGATCGAGGACGAACCCGGAGTCCCCGATTTGGTGTTCGACGAAATCACCGTCCGCAGTGATGTGAACATTCGCGGCGACTTGGACACCCAAAGCGAACACTGGGACGGATACTGGTCGATGAAAGATCAGGATCGTGATATCAGCGATCACCATCCGTTGGTGGCGACATTTCGGGTCAAGTGA